AAAAAGAAAGCTGCATTTGATAGACAATATCAGGATTCCTACTTAAAAATAGGGGTTTATCGCTACAGGTCATTCTAGCAAATGAGGCTATGAAGCCTCATGAAACAAGCTGCTTCCACTAGTTCAGTGGGATGGTGAGTTGTATTTTCACGAACTTTTAGTTGTTTCTATACCAGTCCAAGATTATATTGTTTTACATGAAACTCATCTGTGGCGCAAAAAAGGTTGGGGACtgctgtgagtcagtgagacAACATGGCAGCCAGTCATCCAGAcatgaaaaacactgtagtgaGATTATCTGGAGCATGTGAGGCTTTGTGTTTAcgcctcactctctctttctctctctctctctctcgttgtcTGTCAGACTGTGTCTTTCTCCCGCTCTCGTCCGTCCcgtctctttcactttcttctttcttgAGAGCGTGGGACTACAGTCACTCCGTAGCGACTCGCGGCTCTACGCTGGCTGCTTCACGTCTAGTGTgtgactcactcattcattgatctgctgattcattcattgtggtttggagttgtttgtgtttaaaggagCAGAATCCAGCAGAGTACAGACCTTCACTGGTGCCTAACTGTCCTTTTTTGTTGactatttttttatgtacatcAACATTTAAATGCAATTCCCTGAGAAATTgctgaaaatgtacagtatgtcccTCATCAGTCATCAGGAAAGAGTTTTAAATATATACCTGGATCTCCTCTGGTACACACCACATCACTTGCATGATGGATGCAAATCAGCTGGCACTTTTTGCCCACATCCTGCCAACAGATACAGTTGAAAACATCAACTACACACCAGCCAGTTTTCCTGCTGCAACAAATGCTCCCTGAAGCACTAAATCACTAAATGTGGACGAATCCACTCCTGAAAACAGTCTCCACCAACTACTTTCTTACAGTGAGCAACTGTTTTAAGAAACTGAgggtatttttgaaaatgtacccactctaaactgaccgtaggtgtgaatgtgcgtgtGAATGACTGTTTGATTGAGACTGGCTCCATTTCCTGCTGTGACATTCAACAGGATAAGTGGCAGATCTTTAATGACTGAAAATCACTCTGTAATCTGTCATTCTCCCGCACTAAAGTCAAACATtgatgtcacaaaataacacatttgaacttgctgATGGAGACAGTGGAccaataactcctgtgtgctatgatttggactttggtgtaagaaagtgagtggtttacaaagtgactcAAACTCCAGTTTCTTAGTTTGAAAACAGTACATGGTGAGATATGGTAGACCTAAGCAGGCATAGCCTTTATTGGGTGAGCATTTTGTAAAGTGACTAAATCCTGTTTTATCTCATGGccttgctggcagccatgtctCGCTGAGAGAGAgttttggcacttttccacgatacagttgTAGCATGGCTTGGCACGGCTCGACTTTACATGTTTGGGGTCAACATTCATTACTATTGTACCTCCACAACATAGGGACGAAAATGCTGCAACATCGTTTTATAcgtgatacaaacacacaaactagtgacttgcaaagcagttgttttcagtgtaactgaatcattataaccggttaattaaaaagatgacTTCAGTATTTCCTGTATGAGCAAAGCATAGACTCTGTCTGAcgcagtcactgaactaaaatatggCTGAACAGGtttcactaaatacaccagactcctgttaaatattgagatttcaggCATGTCCTTGCTAACGTCGTGCTCATGAcacttcctgtgacgacactctgaccaatcagtggccaacagtctgatgatgtcacatttcagtAACGGTGATGTGgtgctgactatgtgtcagtatgtcacacagacacacaaaatacctgaactacccctttaaatACCCTTGCAGTCAACATGTGCACATCATATGTCGACTGAAATTCCTGGtagttttgttgctgctgtttgtttcatcATCGCTGTCCTTTTATTTccaaaagaaaccagaagagtATGTATCCATCATCGAATCACACAGAGTGTAACTGATCAGGAAACATAATCACATTGCATTTCCCACTGAGATTCTCTTATTATGTTACACTTCCAATTCAGTGCACAGTCTAGACCGGACtaattgagtgtgtgtgctgttgatTCAGACGATCAACCATCTGTGTCTCTTTTCCTCACCTGCTTCACCTTCtcccctccctgtctctctctcttcactgcAGGAGTTTGGAGGACAAGTAGGATGCTGAGTATCTTTCCTCCTTGCCACTGTTCTCCACCTTGCACTCCATGACCTGAGAGCGCCACCACACCACAGTGGGAGGAACGACACATCGGAAAGCGAGAGCGAgcgagccagagagagagagaggagggcagAAGGTCAGGGAAGGAAGaaagacaggaaggaaggaaggaagaaacacactttttttgtttttgttcattgttTGCCCTTGCCAAAATGGCGGCGACAGAGGCCAGCGCTGCGCCAGTAGTCCAGGAAGATGGGAAAACCCCAGAGAGCAAACCTGCAGAGGTGGAGCAACCGGCCCAAAACTCTAACGCAAACTCAGAGACTGTCAACAGCGAGGTCGTTGATAACGATGGCACTGCTGTCAACAGCGAGGTGGTGGATAACAAAGAGACTGTGAACAATGACACAGCGGTGGCGGTGGTAGCTGCAGAAACCgaggagggagcagcagcaacaggcgAGGAGTCGGCACCTCCTCAAAATTCAGAAACCGCCTCTTCTGCTGAGCACAAGACCTCGTTTCTGGACTCGTTCCTCAACAAGAGTGGTCTGGGGAAGGTGATGggtgggaggaagaagaaggagcacACCACAGCTGCCAGTGGAGGAGAGGATAACACAACTGAGGGagcagagaaagaaggagagaaaggagaggaggcTGCAGTCGCTGAGGGGGGAGCAGTGGGAGGCACAGAAGGAGAGGCAGCGATAGAGAAGGCTCCGGAAaatggagagaaggaggaggagaagaaatcAGAGAAGGCCAAACCAGCGGAGGCGAAATCCACTGTTCGAGATTTGATTCGGAAACCGGTCGCGAGGATCTTCTCCCATCGCAGCACTGAGAAGAAGGACGGCACCGCCGCAGAACCCCAGAAACAAATTAAAGTCCGGTCAAAGTCTTTGGACCGGCTGGAAGATCCGGAAGCACTTAACACCACCGCAGACTctgccacagaggagggaggagccaCAGGAGGAGCggagggaggagcagagggggGCGCAGAGGGAGGCGCAGATGGAGAGCACAAGGCCTCGTCCTCCTCAGCCACCACTAAGCACATGAAGCGCTGGCACTCCTTCAAGAAGCTCATGGCTCAGAAGGCACACAAGAAGAGcagtgcaggaggagaggaaggtaaggaggagggaggagagggaggagaaggaggcggcGGAGACTCCTCCACACTGGACTCCAAAGAGTCAGGGCAGAAGAGGTGGAAGCTGAAACGCTCCTGGACCTTCCAGGGCATGAAGAGGGACCCATCCATGGCCGGCATCAGCGGCAAGGCCAAGAGCTCAGACAAAGACTCTGCTGACAATATCAAGCCAGAGGAGGCAGTggaagcaggaggagaggaagcaggagaggaggcaaaggcagagggaggagcagaggaggccAAGACAGACgagggagaggagaaggagaaggagaaagaaaaggaggagaaggagaaggagaaggcagagggaggggaggaggagaaggagaaggcgGCAGGAGGTGGTACAGTGACACATCATGCCAACGAGATCTGGACCTCGTTCAAGAAGCGCGTGATCCCCAAGTCCAAACGAGCCAATACAGAGTGCGCCCCCAGTGTGGAGGAGGACGCCGCTACAGCTGCCACCTCAGGTAAGACGAGACAGATATTTCACAAATCTCAGCGCGAAACAGGACTTGCCTTTAAGGTTGATCTTTGACATCAGCTGTTTTTgagctctgctctgtttttagtTTACTGTAGAGACAAGACTTCTGCACCACCatctgtaaactgctcactctccaacaccaaagtccacagagaaagtcaGCGTTTTAAGCCCACAAAGACTCAGGAGCTGTTGCTCTACTGCTTTTTGATTTGATAAGCACAACTCCAGTGTCCATTTATTCTGCCTAACTCATGCAGTTTAGGTAGTCAGCTGTACAcaatatgcatgtatatatatgtgtatatatatgttctttGACATAAGTTTGTCAAAAAATCCTGAACTATTTCTTTGATCTAAATcgtttttccccccaaaaaagagatttttctCAAACAATATTAGACTGAACTATCATTAGAGGTTTCTCTACCTCATGGCCAAAAATTGATTAGAGCAGCATTAAACACAGTTATCTTAATTGCTCTGCTTGTGATAATCagtaatgaatgaatttattttaatcCTTTGTTTATCAATTCCTCCTCAGGGGAAATGCTGAGTCTTTTAAACGGTGCATTTTCCGGAGATAATCAATGAAAATCTGATTATTCATTCAGACACTTAAAAAGATGAACTTCCTTCTTCCCTGCAGGTGAggaaggagcagcagaggagggcAAAGACGGAAAGTCGGCCAAGGCCAAGCGCTCGCACTTTGGCCGCGCCGTGTCCCTGAAGAACTTCATCCTGCGGAAGGGCAAGTCCAGCAGCGTGGACCTGGGTGAGGGCgccaaggaggaggaggaggaggtggcagagGCAGGAGAGGCAACGGAGGAAGAAGGCGCCAACAATGAAGCCGCCTCTGAGGAGACCAACGACAAAGACGCTGCAGCGTCAGAGAAAACGCCGGCAGAGGAGAGCTGCGTGGAGCCAGTGAAGACGCCGGCAGAAGCTCCAGTGACCAACGGGGAGAACGGCTGCTCCAATGGCACAGTGGAGGAGAATGCCACACACAAtcaccaggaggaggaggaggaggaggaggaggagaagaagacgacggGGAGCAGCCCTGTCAAGAAGAGCAAGGAGGTGGAAGGAGTAAAAGAGGAGGCCAATGCCAAGATCATCAACACCACGGCAGCTGTGAACAGCGGTGAGTTAGAGCGCGTCAACCGGGACTTTGATGACccacaaaacagcagcagctgcaaagACGGAGACactaacaaacaaca
This Solea senegalensis isolate Sse05_10M linkage group LG8, IFAPA_SoseM_1, whole genome shotgun sequence DNA region includes the following protein-coding sequences:
- the si:ch211-137a8.4 gene encoding ABC transporter F family member 4; the encoded protein is MAATEASAAPVVQEDGKTPESKPAEVEQPAQNSNANSETVNSEVVDNDGTAVNSEVVDNKETVNNDTAVAVVAAETEEGAAATGEESAPPQNSETASSAEHKTSFLDSFLNKSGLGKVMGGRKKKEHTTAASGGEDNTTEGAEKEGEKGEEAAVAEGGAVGGTEGEAAIEKAPENGEKEEEKKSEKAKPAEAKSTVRDLIRKPVARIFSHRSTEKKDGTAAEPQKQIKVRSKSLDRLEDPEALNTTADSATEEGGATGGAEGGAEGGAEGGADGEHKASSSSATTKHMKRWHSFKKLMAQKAHKKSSAGGEEGKEEGGEGGEGGGGDSSTLDSKESGQKRWKLKRSWTFQGMKRDPSMAGISGKAKSSDKDSADNIKPEEAVEAGGEEAGEEAKAEGGAEEAKTDEGEEKEKEKEKEEKEKEKAEGGEEEKEKAAGGGTVTHHANEIWTSFKKRVIPKSKRANTECAPSVEEDAATAATSGEEGAAEEGKDGKSAKAKRSHFGRAVSLKNFILRKGKSSSVDLGEGAKEEEEEVAEAGEATEEEGANNEAASEETNDKDAAASEKTPAEESCVEPVKTPAEAPVTNGENGCSNGTVEENATHNHQEEEEEEEEEKKTTGSSPVKKSKEVEGVKEEANAKIINTTAAVNSDKKAENV